The Euzebyales bacterium genome contains the following window.
AGGCGGCGTGCCTGTCAGGCCTCCAGCAGGATCCGTGGGTCGCGGACCCGGCCGAGACCACCGCGTCAGTGCGGTATCAGCCCGGTCGATCGCGTGTCGACGTCGTCACCCGGCCGCACCGCCGCGATGCCGAGTTCAAGCGCCAGTGGCTGGAGGCGGTCCGCGGATGCCCTCAGTTCACTGCTGGAGCATAGGGGATCGCGCTGTGTGATTGCGGAGCCGAATCGCGGTGGTCCTCGGAGTGATGCCGTGCAATAACGCAACAGATCTGTAGAGTAATTGGTGTGGCGCCCACGACCGCGAACGCACCCCTGATCGATCTGCTCGGCGAGACCCGCGCGCAGATCGTCGGGCTGCTGCACGATCGCGCCGCCACCGTAGCCGAGCTCGCGTCCGCGACGCGGTTGACCGAGGTGGCGATCCGGCGCCAGCTGCGCGAGCTCGTCGCCGACGAGCTCGTCACCGGCCGCACGATGCCCGCATCGGGCCCGGGCCGTCCGGCCGTCCGCTACAGCCTGACCGCCCGGGGCGAGCGGCTGTTCCCGGACCGGTCCTCGGATCTGGCCGACGACGTGCTGACCTTCCTGTACGACGAGCGCGGCAAGGCCGAGATGATCGCGTTCCTGCGCTGGCGGCTCAAGCGACAGCAGGCGCACTACGCTGGCGCGCTCGACGGCATCGCCGAGCTCGACGACCGCGTCGAGCGACTCGCCGAGCTGCTCAACCAGGACGGCTTCCTGGCCGAGGTGGACGCTGACGCCGACGGCTTGGCGCTGACACAGACGCACTGCGCGATCAAGGAGGCCGCCGCAGCGCACCCACAGCTGTGTGCGTTCGAGGCGGCACTGTTCCGCGAGGTGCTGGGCGCCAACGTCATGCGCAGGCAGACCATCGCGAGCGGGGCGCCGGCGTGTGTGTGCCACGTGCAGCCACGGCCTGAGATCACCCGACCATCGACTGACCATCCGAGGAGCACCTGATGGCGACCAAGGCTGAAGACCTTCAGCTGGGTACCTACAAGTACGGCTGGCACGACCAGGGCCGGCCGGTGTTCGAGCCCAAGCGTGGGCTGTCCGAGACCGTCGTGCGCGAGATCTCGGCGCTCAAGGACGAGCCGCAGTGGATGCTCGACATGCGCCTCAAGGCGTTCCGTCACTTCGAGCGCCGGCCCATGCCGACGTGGGGTGGCGCGCTCGACGGCATCGACTTCGACAACATCTTCTACTTCGTGCGGTCGACCGAGAAGCAGGCCAACACGTGGGAGGACCTGCCGGAGGACATCAAGAACACCTACGACAAGCTGGGCATCCCCGAGGCCGAGAAGCAGCGGCTGATCGCCGGCGTCGCCGCCCAGTACGAGTCGGAGGTCGTGTACCACAAGGTCCGCGAGGACCTCGAGACGCAGGGCGTCATCTTCGTCGACACCGACACCGGACTGCGGGAACACGAGGACGTGTTCCGCGAGCACTTCGGCACGATCATCCCGCCCAACGACAACAAGTTCGCGGCGCTCAACACCGCGGTCTGGTCGGGTGGATCGTTCATCGTCGTGCCCGAGGGGGTCAAGGTCGACATTCCGCTGCAGGCGTACTTCCGCATC
Protein-coding sequences here:
- a CDS encoding ArsR family transcriptional regulator, which codes for MAPTTANAPLIDLLGETRAQIVGLLHDRAATVAELASATRLTEVAIRRQLRELVADELVTGRTMPASGPGRPAVRYSLTARGERLFPDRSSDLADDVLTFLYDERGKAEMIAFLRWRLKRQQAHYAGALDGIAELDDRVERLAELLNQDGFLAEVDADADGLALTQTHCAIKEAAAAHPQLCAFEAALFREVLGANVMRRQTIASGAPACVCHVQPRPEITRPSTDHPRST
- the sufB gene encoding Fe-S cluster assembly protein SufB — its product is MATKAEDLQLGTYKYGWHDQGRPVFEPKRGLSETVVREISALKDEPQWMLDMRLKAFRHFERRPMPTWGGALDGIDFDNIFYFVRSTEKQANTWEDLPEDIKNTYDKLGIPEAEKQRLIAGVAAQYESEVVYHKVREDLETQGVIFVDTDTGLREHEDVFREHFGTIIPPNDNKFAALNTAVWSGGSFIVVPEGVKVDIPLQAYFRINQQNMGQFERTLIIAEPGSYVHYVEGCTAPIYSSDSLHSAVVELIAKPGARLRYTTIQNWSNNVYNLVTKRAAAYEDATVEWIDGNIGSKLTMKYPSVYLMGRGAHGEVLSVAFAGDGQHQDAGGKIVHVAPNTTSNIFAKSISKDGGRGTYRGLLQVAKGATEARSKVVCDALL